A genomic window from Salvelinus namaycush isolate Seneca chromosome 21, SaNama_1.0, whole genome shotgun sequence includes:
- the LOC120065825 gene encoding diacylglycerol O-acyltransferase 1-like yields MSAAEPEACACSSSSLDVEEKCQYYGNSSSDPPTEPHPDMDMFCCHSVQDSLLSSDSRFTNYRGILNWIIILLILTHAHLFLDNFIQHGFLIDLRKVLEHLMEDNYNWPSVNLILAANMFAIAALLLERCLDKEQTNLYYFLLAPTLCYQRDFPFTPRVRINVLCKTLIEMWIEPIFQRSENSFSNMDITTRVEHLMELVYVIALPLHSCRLWIFFMMIFELLVDVYLGDYFKGNYGNGLVWLCFLLGPPLAVMTYFHDHYMSHHGQHPPGLSVAECLS; encoded by the exons ATGTCTGCAGCAGAACCTGAGGCCTGTGCCTGCTCCTCTTCTTCACTTGATGTGGAAGAGAAATGTCAGTACTATGGCAATTCCAGCTCTGATCCTCCCACTGAACCACATCCAGACATGGACATGTTCTG CTGTCACAGTGTCCAGGATTCCTTACTGAGCTCTGACAGCCGCTTCACAAACTATAGAGGGATTCTCAACTGGATCATTATCCTTCTG aTCTTGACCCATGCTCACCTGTTCCTGGATAACTTTATaca ACATGGCTTCTTGATTGACTTGAGGAAAGTCTTGGAGCACCTAATGGAGGACAATTATAACTGGCCGTCTGTCAACCTGATACTGG CTGCCAATATGTTTGCTATTGCTGCTCTTCTACTTGAGAGGTGTCTGGATAAG GAACAGACGA ACCTTTACTACTTTCTCCTGGCGCCCACTTTATGCTACCAGCGAGACTTCCCCTTCACACCAAGGGTCCGTATCAACGTTCTTTGTAAGACGCTGATAGAAATG TGGATTGAACCCATCTTCCAGAGATCAGAAAACTCCTTCTCT AATATGGACATCACTACCAGGGTGGAGCACTTGATGGAGCTTGTG TATGTCATTGCTCTGCCCTTACACAGCTGTCGTCTATGGATCTTCTTCATGATGATCTTTGAG CTCCTGGTAGATGTTTACCTTGGAGACTATTTCAAGGGTAACTATGGCAATGGGCTGGTGTGGCTGTGCTTTCTACTGGGTCCTCCGCTGGCTGTGATGACCTATTTCCATGACCACTACATGAGTCACCATGGCCAACATCCTCCTGGACTGTCCGTTGCTGAGTGTTTGTCATGA